Proteins from a genomic interval of Trifolium pratense cultivar HEN17-A07 linkage group LG6, ARS_RC_1.1, whole genome shotgun sequence:
- the LOC123888639 gene encoding uncharacterized protein LOC123888639 yields MDTKEEAEANEDRPSSPMWVLQQLSEGAFRVAGEALQDMFSGGGGLSVPQIGSSGGGGGGGHRRCQSELVSKGFQRSDSFQKLKARVHKAWGWGGKSREEGLSPSFNPEIMANQKRQWYQLHPKSMDCLNYKEPTSLFEHFVIVGLHPDANLEVVEHAFARRKKWEREKETYEHLDYRMAQQQRPPEPTLEPQILFKYPPARRLTVRLKDLASFCFPEGVKASLVERTPSLSELNEIVYGQEHLGRDDLSFVFTLKEADNTTLYGVCLHVPEIVQRPPGILGGTSSPLSLPSGLGSRFLVSAPRCYCLLTKVPFFELHFEMLNSLIAQERLNRITQFVNEFSLSGCIPSMPKLDDQSSSYTNSPDRESFSDWMTCAIPIDDAAIITAAAAGIIPDDEIPQLSPKTWDSRCHSPLSVSASDASDVCQLREIDKDGKKYLQDHDTCSFEGPETHDSVERTYGNGECGQLSPSVVTPSARCRSLGSSESIFSPARSIVSEDECHPFSNNERDNEDDLSMEWAMDRKNDLLQIVCRYHAQAIPPRGSEFVFHPLEHLQAIQYLRHSVVSLGFRENCLDCSDSAEVNAKLVAAEEALALSVWTMSTTCRVLSLDRLLALVTGVLLEKQVVILCPNLGVLSAVVLSLIPMIRPFQWQSLLLPVLPAKMIDFLDAPVPYIVGIQHKPDDLNMKTTNLVVVNVMKDQVKMCHLPRLPQQRDLLSQLGPIHAKLSRESSIARKHPIHRCNEVQAETATKFLNIMWHYLESLCSNLKSHTITSVQSNHDRVSLLLKDSFIDSFPIRDQPFMKLFVDTQLFTVLSDSCLSSFESGNS; encoded by the exons ATGGATACAAAAGAAGAAGCAGAAGCTAATGAGGATAGACCTTCATCACCAATGTGGGTTCTACAACAGTTATCTGAAGGAGCATTTAGAGTTGCTGGAGAAGCATTGCAGGATATGTTCTCTGGTGGTGGTGGGTTAAGTGTGCCACAGATAGGGtctagtggtggtggtggtggtggtggacaTAGGAGATGTCAAAGTGAACTTGTTAGTAAAGGATTTCAACGTAGTGATAGTTTTCAGAAGTTAAAAGCTCGTGTGCATAAGGCTTGGGGTTGGGGTGGAAAATCAAGGGAAGAAGGTTTATCGCCGAGTTTTAATCCGGAGATTATGGCAAACCAGAAACGTCAGTGGTATCAGCTTCATCCCAAATCTATg GATTGTTTAAATTATAAGGAGCCAACCTCGCTCTTTGAACATTTTGTGATTGTGGGGCTGCATCCAGATGCTAATTTGGAAGTTGTGGAGCATGCATTTGCAAGAAGGAAGAAATGGGAAAGAGAGAAGGAAACCTATGAACATCTCGATTACAGAATGGCGCAGCAACAAAGACCGCCAGAACCTACTTTGGAGCCTCAG ATACTGTTCAAATATCCTCCTGCAAGGAGGCTAACAGTGCGTTTGAAGGATTTAGCCTCCTTTTGTTTTCCTGAAGGTGTTAAG GCATCTTTGGTGGAGAGGACTCCATCTCTAAGTGAACTAAACGAAATTGTCTACGGACAG GAACATTTAGGCAGAGATGATCTATCATTTGTCTTTACACTCAAG GAAGCAGACAATACAACACTTTATGGAGTTTGCTTACATGTGCCTGAAATTGTTCAGAGACCCCCTGGTATCTTAGGCGGCACATCATCTCCTCTTTCTCTTCCTTCTGGGCTAGGCAGCCGTTTTCTAGTTTCTGCACCTCGCTGTTACTGTCTTCTAACCAAAGTTCCTTTCTTTGAGTTACACTTTGAGATGTTAAATAG TCTCATTGCACAGGAGCGTCTGAACCGGATTACTCAGTTTGTAAATGAGTTTTCTCTTTCTGGTTGCATTCCATCGATGCCCAAACTAGATGATCAATCGAGTTCATATACTAACTCCCCAGACCGGGAATCATTTAGCGACTGGATGACTTGCGCAATACCTATTGATGATGCAGCTATCAttactgctgctgctgctggaATTATACCCGATGATGAGATTCCTCAGTTATCACCCAAAACATGGGATTCTCGCTGTCATTCCCCTTTAAGTGTGAGTGCCAGTGATGCTTCGGATGTTTGTCAGCTTAGGGAAATAGATAAGGATGGCAAGAAGTATCTACAAGATCATGATACATGTTCTTTTGAGGGACCAGAAACTcatgattctgtggaaagaacATATGGAAATGGTGAATGTGGACAACTTTCTCCCAGTGTTGTAACACCATCTGCTCGGTGTCGTAGCCTTGGAAGTTCTGAGTCAATTTTCAG TCCAGCTAGAAGCATTGTATCGGAAGATGAGTGTCATCCTTTTTCAAACAATGAAAGAGATAACGAAGATGATTTGTCAATGGAATGGGCTATG GACCGTAAGAATGATTTACTACAGATAGTGTGCAGATATCATGCTCAAGCTATTCCACCTCGAGGAAGTGAATTCGTCTTCCACCCTCTTGAACATTTACAAGCTATTCAATATTTAAGACATTCAGTTGTTTCTCTTGGCTTCAGAGAAAATTGTTTAGATTGTTCCGACTCAGCTGAG GTTAATGCGAAGTTGGTAGCTGCTGAGGAAGCCCTTGCGTTATCTGTATGGACAATGTCAACTACTTGTCGAGTTCTATCCCTTGATAGG TTGCTGGCATTAGTTACTGGAGTGTTATTGGAAAAACAAGTTGTAATATTGTGCCCAAATTTG GGTGTTCTATCTGCAGTAGTGCTTTCTCTTATACCCATGATTCGTCCATTTCAATGGCAGAGTTTACTGCTCCCG GTTTTGCCTGCAAAAATGATCGATTTTCTTGATGCACCGGTTCCATATATT GTTGGCATACAACATAAACCAGATGATTTGAATATGAAAACTACTAATCTTGTTGTAGTTAATGTAATGAAAGATCAG GTTAAAATGTGTCACTTGCCTAGACTTCCACAGCAAAGAGACCTTCTTTCTCAGTTGGGTCCAATTCATGCAAAACTTTCACGTGAAAGTTCAATTGCTAGAAAGCATCCTATACATAGGTGCAACGAAGTTCAG GCTGAAACTGCAACTAAGTTTTTGAATATCATGTGGCACTATTTGGAGTCGCTTTGTTCAAATTTGAAATCGCATACGATAACTAGTGTACAATCAAATCACGACAGG GTTTCTTTACTTCTTAAAGATAGCTTCATTGATTCCTTTCCTATTAGGGACCAGCCATTTATGAAG CTATTTGTAGATACACAGCTTTTCACCGTTTTATCAGATTCTTGTCTATCAAGCTTTGAGAGTGGCAATTCATAA
- the LOC123888640 gene encoding alcohol dehydrogenase class-3 yields the protein MATTQGQVITCKAAVAWEPNKPLTIEDVEVAPPQANEVRIQILFTALCHTDAYTWSGKDPEGLFPCILGHEAAGIVESVGEGVTDVKPGDHVIPCYQAECGECKFCKSGKTNLCGKVRAATGVGIMMADRKPRFSIKGKPIYHFMGTSTFSQYTVVHDVSVAKINPDAPLEKVCLLGCGVPTGLGAVWNTAKVEPGSIVAIFGLGTVGLAVAEGAKSAGASRIIGIDIDNSKFDTAKNFGVTEFLNPKDHEKPIQQVISDLTDGGVDYSFECIGNVSVMRSALECCHKGWGTSVIVGVAASGQEISTRPFQLVTGRVWKGTAFGGFKSRSQVPWLVEKYLKKEIKVDEYITHNSTLAEINKAFDLMHEGKCLRVVLALH from the exons ATGGCAACAACTCAAGGTCAAGTTATTACATGCAAAG CTGCGGTGGCCTGGGAACCCAACAAACCCTTAACAATCGAAGATGTCGAAGTCGCTCCTCCTCAAGCCAACGAAGTCCGAATCCAAATCCTCTTCACCGCTCTCTGCCACACCGATGCTTATACCTGGAGCGGCAAAGATCCTGAAGGCCTTTTCCCTTGCATTCTCGGTCACGAAGCTGCAGG gATTGTTGAGAGTGTTGGGGAAGGTGTGACTGATGTTAAGCCAGGGGATCATGTGATTCCGTGTTACCAAGCTGAGTGTGGAGAATGTAAGTTTTGTAAATCGGGAAAGACGAATTTGTGTGGTAAGGTTCGTGCTGCTACTGGTGTTGGAATTATGATGGCCGATCGTAAGCCGAGGTTTTCTATTAAAGGAAAACCTATTTATCATTTCATGGGAACTTCTACTTTTAGTCAGTATACTGTTGTTCATGATGTTAGTGTTGCTAAGATTAATCCAGATGCTCCTTTGGAAAAAGTTTGTCTTCTTGGTTGTGGTGTTCCAACTG gccTTGGAGCTGTCTGGAACACTGCTAAAGTTGAACCAGGGTCAATTGTTGCTATTTTCGGCCTTGGAACTGTTGGGCTTGCT GTTGCTGAGGGTGCAAAATCTGCCGGTGCATCACGGATTATTGGCATAGATATTGACAACAGCAAATTTGATACTG CAAAAAACTTTGGAGTCACCGAGTTCCTTAATCCAAAAGACCACGAGAAACCAATTCAGCAGGTCATAAGTGATCTAACAGATGGAGGAGTTGATTATAGCTTTGAGTGTATTGGAAATGTTTCTGTGATGAGATCTGCTTTGGAATGCTGCCACAAG GGATGGGGGACATCAGTTATTGTAGGTGTTGCAGCATCAGGGCAGGAAATATCAACTCGCCCTTTCCAGTTGGTGACAGGGCGTGTATGGAAAGGAACAGCTTTTGGTGGCTTTAAGAGCAGGTCACAAGTGCCTTGGCTTGTTGAGAAGTACTTGAAGAAG GAAATCAAGGTTGATGAGTACATTACCCATAATTCGACTCTTGCGGAAATCAACAAGGCTTTTGATCTTATGCATGAAGGGAAGTGCCTCCGTGTTGTGCTTGCATTGCATTGA